A window of Candidatus Eremiobacteraceae bacterium contains these coding sequences:
- a CDS encoding ABC-F family ATP-binding cassette domain-containing protein, with protein sequence MEWLRFTDVERFYGARQVLVRASGVLRDGDKIAIVGANGSGKSTLVRILSGIDAADGGSVTRARGGRAGYVGQEALADPQARLRDVMDSAFAMVGEEERKLRAMEERIAEAARRRDGEAESKLLKAYAEAREAHERHGGAGFERRMRSMLSAFGLGETDLDQPIGELSGGQRTRAAIARTLLEDPDYLILDEPTNHLDLEATRFLEDLIARDRRATIVVSHDRYFLDRVASVIWELEDGVIATYPRLDGAPAYTAYVDARRQKDEEARRVHDRFVAERERQRAAIAELRTHGSHNYAQVRSREKMFARLEDPGAPKASRAPVGVRLTSARTATRGFALVADALAKTYRERLFLDLSFEVVRGERIAVVGPNGSGKSTLLKMIAGVVAPDAGSIKFSSGVQPVYFSQESAVELTAGARAVDIVSDAGRVKPQQARALLGRMGLGGEHADKRVEEFSGGERRRVMLARLMTRESDCLLLDEPTNDLDIASREALENALDGFVGAMLVVSHDRYLLRRLADRVLALRDGEWTLFDGGYEDFERSLRDGRAKEAGAPARSPADRSSDDDVDRPLVVLSKNKRASLERELAACEAEIERLEQRCGELEAAYADPELYGDPRRVDDVRSELESVRAATQRATRAWEHLVETLGATT encoded by the coding sequence ATGGAATGGCTGCGATTCACCGACGTCGAGCGTTTCTACGGCGCCCGGCAAGTGCTCGTCCGGGCGTCGGGCGTCCTTCGCGACGGTGACAAGATCGCGATCGTCGGCGCGAATGGATCCGGCAAGTCGACGCTCGTGCGGATCCTCTCCGGCATCGACGCGGCCGACGGCGGTTCGGTGACTCGCGCGCGCGGCGGTCGCGCCGGTTACGTCGGTCAGGAGGCGCTCGCGGACCCTCAGGCGCGGCTACGCGACGTCATGGACTCCGCTTTTGCGATGGTCGGGGAAGAAGAACGCAAGCTCCGTGCGATGGAAGAGCGGATCGCCGAGGCCGCGCGGCGACGAGATGGAGAAGCCGAATCGAAGCTGTTGAAGGCGTACGCCGAAGCCCGCGAGGCGCACGAGCGGCACGGCGGCGCCGGTTTCGAACGCCGCATGCGATCGATGTTGTCGGCGTTCGGGCTCGGCGAAACCGATCTGGATCAGCCGATCGGCGAGCTTTCCGGCGGACAGCGGACGCGTGCCGCTATCGCGCGGACGCTCCTCGAAGATCCCGACTATCTTATCCTCGACGAGCCGACGAACCACCTCGACCTCGAAGCGACGCGCTTTCTCGAAGACTTGATCGCGCGCGACCGCCGGGCGACGATCGTCGTCTCTCACGACCGCTATTTCCTCGATCGCGTCGCGTCCGTGATCTGGGAGCTCGAAGACGGTGTGATCGCGACGTATCCGCGGCTGGACGGGGCGCCGGCGTACACGGCGTATGTCGATGCGAGGCGCCAGAAGGACGAAGAGGCCAGACGCGTCCACGACCGCTTCGTCGCCGAGCGCGAGCGGCAGCGCGCGGCGATCGCCGAGCTGCGAACGCACGGATCGCATAACTACGCCCAGGTGCGCAGCAGGGAGAAGATGTTCGCCAGGCTCGAGGACCCGGGTGCTCCGAAGGCGAGTCGCGCCCCTGTCGGCGTCCGCCTGACGTCTGCGCGCACGGCGACCCGCGGTTTCGCACTTGTCGCGGACGCGCTCGCCAAGACGTATCGCGAGCGGCTTTTCCTTGATCTTAGCTTCGAGGTCGTCCGCGGCGAGCGGATCGCCGTCGTCGGTCCGAACGGCTCGGGTAAGTCGACGCTGCTCAAGATGATCGCGGGCGTCGTCGCCCCGGATGCAGGATCGATCAAGTTCTCGTCGGGCGTACAGCCTGTCTATTTCTCGCAAGAATCGGCTGTTGAACTCACCGCCGGTGCGCGCGCCGTCGACATCGTCTCGGATGCCGGCCGCGTGAAGCCGCAGCAAGCGCGAGCGCTGCTCGGGCGGATGGGACTCGGCGGCGAGCACGCCGACAAACGAGTCGAGGAGTTCTCCGGTGGCGAGCGCCGCCGGGTCATGCTCGCGCGACTTATGACACGCGAGTCGGACTGCTTGCTGCTCGACGAGCCGACGAACGATCTCGACATCGCAAGCCGCGAAGCGCTCGAAAACGCGCTCGATGGTTTCGTCGGTGCGATGCTGGTCGTCTCGCACGACCGGTATCTGCTCCGCCGCCTCGCGGATCGCGTTCTCGCGCTCCGCGACGGCGAATGGACTTTATTCGACGGCGGCTACGAGGACTTCGAGCGTTCGCTGCGCGACGGCCGGGCGAAAGAAGCCGGTGCTCCCGCACGATCGCCGGCCGATCGATCGTCGGATGACGACGTCGACCGTCCGCTCGTCGTGCTATCGAAGAACAAACGCGCGTCGCTCGAACGCGAGCTCGCGGCGTGCGAGGCGGAGATCGAACGGCTCGAGCAGCGCTGCGGGGAGCTGGAGGCCGCGTACGCCGATCCGGAGCTCTACGGTGATCCCCGGCGAGTCGACGACGTCCGCTCGGAATTGGAATCGGTGCGAGCGGCGACGCAGCGCGCGACGCGCGCGTGGGAACACCTCGTCGAGACGCTCGGCGCAACGACGTAA
- a CDS encoding methyltransferase domain-containing protein, producing the protein MTPDGDVAISPYEALASSEGAALLSALEGFDEEHAAAAAQRARSLASPDLARAALATSFARRRAEASGKFEHPRSMFFTRAGYEQATSDAVARYRAERFAGLELVADLCCGIGSDSVALARRADSVDAFDVDPDALACAAGNLRAAGLEAKLRVTLGDATRVPLDGVSAAFADPSRRRGPDRIRSTAEYSPPLASLLARARELPESRLCVKVAPGIDLSDPSIKDALGDAALEAEFISERGTCKEAALWCGTFARDDGARRATAIDTEGAHVFDGDRSVAATVSPVQAFVGEPDPALIRAGLIGAFSSARHWHVLDRRVAYLTTDMTEPSHDPFVRWYRVRDAMDFGVKRIREYLRERTIGRLVVKTRAFPLKPDEMIALLKPRGPNTATLIVTTIQEKKTAIVCDPCRA; encoded by the coding sequence GTGACGCCCGACGGCGACGTGGCGATAAGTCCGTACGAGGCGCTCGCCTCGTCCGAGGGAGCGGCGCTGCTGTCGGCGCTCGAGGGCTTCGACGAAGAGCATGCTGCGGCCGCGGCACAACGCGCGCGTTCGCTCGCGTCGCCCGATCTCGCGCGCGCGGCGCTCGCGACGTCGTTCGCGCGTCGCCGTGCCGAAGCGTCCGGCAAGTTCGAACATCCTCGTTCGATGTTCTTCACGCGCGCAGGTTACGAACAGGCGACCTCGGACGCGGTCGCGCGCTATCGCGCCGAGCGTTTCGCCGGTCTCGAACTTGTGGCCGACCTATGCTGCGGCATCGGCTCGGATTCGGTCGCGCTCGCACGGCGCGCAGATAGCGTCGATGCATTTGACGTCGATCCCGACGCGCTCGCATGCGCTGCCGGCAACTTGCGCGCGGCGGGTCTCGAGGCCAAATTGCGCGTGACCCTCGGCGACGCGACACGCGTTCCCCTCGATGGCGTTAGCGCTGCCTTCGCCGATCCGTCTCGCCGCCGCGGCCCTGACCGCATTCGCAGCACGGCCGAATACTCGCCGCCGCTCGCCTCGCTTCTCGCGCGCGCACGCGAACTGCCGGAATCGCGGCTGTGCGTCAAGGTGGCGCCGGGGATCGATCTTTCGGATCCGTCGATCAAGGACGCGCTCGGCGATGCTGCGCTCGAAGCCGAGTTCATCTCCGAACGAGGGACGTGTAAGGAGGCAGCGCTATGGTGCGGTACGTTCGCCCGCGACGATGGCGCACGTCGAGCGACCGCCATCGACACGGAGGGCGCGCACGTCTTCGACGGCGACCGGTCTGTCGCCGCGACGGTCTCGCCCGTCCAAGCGTTCGTCGGCGAACCCGATCCGGCGCTCATCCGTGCGGGTCTGATCGGCGCGTTCTCCTCGGCTCGGCATTGGCACGTGCTCGATCGCAGAGTCGCCTACCTTACGACCGACATGACGGAGCCGTCGCACGACCCGTTCGTGCGCTGGTATCGAGTGCGCGACGCGATGGATTTCGGCGTGAAGCGCATCCGCGAGTACTTGCGCGAACGAACCATCGGCAGGCTCGTCGTCAAGACGCGTGCCTTTCCGTTGAAACCGGACGAGATGATCGCCCTCCTCAAACCCCGCGGTCCGAACACGGCA